In a single window of the Acidobacteriota bacterium genome:
- a CDS encoding TonB-dependent receptor — protein MNKRRTCVAWLCLAFVWISAPAYAIDGRVIDARTGQPIARAEVTILGRPGTVYTDADGRFSWKPDPTPPFEVLVILPGERFTKPVLIEKIPTDGKLDIRISAIVDETVTVTAGAAPDIETTLASATAFLPSQEIQNRQPANLTQALESVAGVSTVSEGHAAVPAIRGMARGRTLIMIDGARVTSDRRVGPSATFLDPFVLDGIEVARGPGSVAYGSDAFGGVIHARTRRIDPASPLAARVVGALGAGSPQQRIGAEISKGLGKGGLTFQAHYRDFDDYRSPAGEIYNSGATDRGFLARGEYEIGKGILGAAWQSDFGTDVGRPRNNSTTVRFYYPVEDSHRFTGTYDLRKVGGFERISINTFVGSYRQVTDQDRFATATRGRTLERADYQAKDFQVRASGERLFSPARFEAGVDVNGRFDVHAVDTVTNYTVAGDVASDVENVSIAAARRTNGGTYATVEAALGPKVTAAAGVRGDYVTSRNLGGYFGDHATSRGALSGSGSLSIGPWAGVTFTGQVGSGFRDPTVSDRYYRGPTGRGFITGNPDLDPERSIQFDGGIRYTASRIRLGLFGFQYRITDLIERYQTATDFFFFRNRGRARIRGIEVEAQARLGWQMSLEVTGTVTRGLALDDSTALDDVPPATFTLGLRRPVSSRGFVHVRGAFYGVDDRPGPTEVRMPGYTLVDVIGGVTLTKRIDLNLNVRNLLDQQYPVSPDSRAIPAPGISAVLTATARF, from the coding sequence ATGAACAAGCGGCGAACCTGCGTGGCGTGGTTGTGTCTCGCGTTTGTCTGGATCAGCGCGCCGGCATATGCGATTGATGGGCGTGTCATCGATGCCCGGACCGGTCAGCCGATTGCCCGGGCCGAAGTGACCATTCTCGGGCGCCCTGGCACCGTTTACACGGACGCCGACGGCCGCTTTTCCTGGAAACCGGACCCGACTCCACCATTCGAAGTTCTGGTCATTCTGCCCGGCGAGCGTTTCACCAAACCCGTTTTGATCGAGAAGATTCCAACTGACGGGAAGCTCGACATCCGGATTTCGGCGATTGTTGACGAGACCGTCACGGTAACCGCCGGCGCCGCGCCCGACATAGAAACCACGCTGGCCAGTGCCACCGCGTTTCTGCCATCGCAAGAGATCCAGAACCGTCAACCCGCCAACCTGACACAGGCCCTGGAAAGCGTGGCCGGTGTATCGACCGTCTCCGAGGGTCATGCCGCCGTTCCGGCGATTCGCGGCATGGCGCGTGGGCGGACGCTGATTATGATCGACGGCGCGCGCGTCACCAGCGACCGACGGGTCGGGCCGAGCGCGACGTTTCTCGACCCGTTTGTGCTCGATGGCATCGAGGTCGCCAGAGGGCCGGGGTCTGTGGCGTATGGGTCCGACGCGTTCGGAGGTGTGATTCACGCCCGTACGCGCCGCATCGATCCCGCGTCACCCCTGGCTGCCCGCGTGGTGGGCGCGCTGGGCGCGGGCTCGCCGCAGCAGCGAATTGGCGCTGAGATCTCCAAAGGGCTCGGCAAGGGCGGCCTGACATTCCAGGCCCATTACCGCGACTTCGACGACTACCGGAGCCCAGCTGGCGAAATCTACAACTCCGGCGCGACCGACCGCGGGTTCCTGGCGCGTGGAGAGTACGAAATCGGGAAGGGAATCCTCGGGGCGGCGTGGCAGAGCGACTTCGGCACCGATGTAGGCCGCCCGCGCAACAACTCGACGACGGTGCGGTTCTATTATCCCGTTGAGGATTCGCATCGCTTCACGGGGACCTACGATCTCCGAAAGGTCGGCGGCTTTGAGCGTATCTCGATCAACACCTTCGTGGGCAGCTACCGCCAGGTGACCGATCAGGATCGGTTTGCGACGGCCACCCGCGGGCGGACGCTGGAGAGGGCCGATTATCAGGCGAAAGACTTCCAGGTCCGCGCGTCCGGCGAGCGCCTGTTCAGCCCCGCGCGATTCGAAGCCGGCGTCGATGTAAACGGGCGGTTCGATGTCCACGCCGTCGACACCGTCACCAACTACACCGTGGCCGGCGACGTCGCGAGCGACGTGGAGAATGTCTCGATCGCGGCGGCGCGACGGACCAACGGCGGGACATACGCGACCGTTGAGGCGGCGTTGGGCCCGAAGGTCACCGCGGCCGCCGGCGTCAGGGGTGACTACGTGACGTCGCGGAACCTCGGGGGCTACTTCGGAGACCACGCCACCTCGCGCGGCGCGTTGTCTGGCAGCGGGTCGCTGAGCATCGGCCCCTGGGCCGGCGTCACCTTCACGGGCCAGGTCGGCAGCGGTTTCCGCGATCCGACCGTGTCTGACCGCTACTACCGCGGCCCGACCGGCCGGGGATTCATCACGGGCAACCCCGATCTCGATCCGGAGCGCAGCATCCAGTTCGACGGAGGAATCCGGTACACGGCGTCCCGCATCCGGCTGGGCCTGTTCGGGTTCCAGTACCGCATCACCGACCTGATCGAGCGGTACCAGACCGCGACAGACTTCTTCTTCTTCCGCAACCGCGGCCGAGCCCGCATCCGCGGGATCGAAGTCGAGGCTCAGGCCAGGCTCGGGTGGCAGATGTCGCTCGAAGTTACCGGGACGGTGACGCGGGGCCTGGCCCTTGACGACAGCACGGCGCTGGACGACGTGCCGCCGGCAACGTTCACACTGGGCCTGCGGCGGCCCGTGTCGTCGCGGGGATTCGTGCACGTGCGGGGCGCTTTTTATGGCGTGGACGACCGGCCGGGCCCGACCGAGGTGCGCATGCCGGGCTACACGCTCGTGGATGTGATCGGCGGCGTCACGCTGACGAAGCGGATCGATCTCAATCTAAACGTGCGCAACCTGCTCGACCAGCAGTACCCCGTGAGCCCCGACTCGCGCGCAATCCCGGCGCCAGGTATCAGCGCCGTGCTGACCGCGACCGCCCGATTCTAG